The window TGTGGTCGAGACGGTAGGTGATCTCTGGGCGCTGGAGCGGGCAGGGGCCTTTGCCGGCAAATACCATGTGCTGGGCGGGGTCCTGTCTGCGCTGGATGGCGTCGGTCCGGACGATCTCAATCTTGCCAGCCTGATCGAACGTGCGGGCAATGGATCGGTCAGCGAGGTGATCCTGGCGCTCAATGCCACGGTGGATGGCCAGACGACGGCCCATGTCATCGCTGACAGGCTCGCCCATACCGGCGTATCGATCACCTCGCTGGCGCGCGGCGTGCCGGTGGGCGGCGAGCTTGATTATCTTGATGACGGCACGCTGGCCGCCGCGTTCAGGTCACGGCGGCCAGCGTAAGCGTCGAAGGTTACTCCGCCGGCACAAGCCGCAGCACGCGGCCCTCATCGCTGTCGGTGGTGATGTAGATATAGCCATCCGGGCCGGTGCGGACATCGCGGATACGCTCTTCCAGGTCTTCCAGAAGACGTTCCTGCCCGATCACCCGGTCACCGTCGGTCTCCAGCCGTGCGACGTGCATACCGGCCAGAGCGCCCACGAACAGGTCGTTCTGCCAGTGCGGGAAGGCATCGCCCGTGTAGAATGCGGCGCCCGAATTGGCGATGGAGGGCGTCCAGTACCAGATGGGCTGCTCCATGCCTTCGCGTTCACGGTCCTCGGTGATGATCGAGCCATCATACTCGATGCCGTAGGTGATTTCCGGCCAGCCGTAATTGAGGCCGGACTCCCGGTGGATGTTGACCTCGTCACCGCCGCGCGGGCCGTGCTCATGGCTCCAGATCGTGCCGGTTTCCGGATGCTGGACCAGCCCCTGAATGTTGCGATGGCCGTAGCTCCACACTTCCGGCGCGCCGCCATCGCCATCGGCAAAGGGATTGTCTGACGGCACCGAGCCATCGTCGTTCAGGCGGATCAGCGTGCC is drawn from Glycocaulis alkaliphilus and contains these coding sequences:
- the recR gene encoding recombination mediator RecR; protein product: MAGTAGPEIERLIQLLAKLPGLGPRSARRAALHLMKKREALMEPLAAAMAEAAEKIRPCSICGNLDVSDPCTVCRDPKRGDSVLCVVETVGDLWALERAGAFAGKYHVLGGVLSALDGVGPDDLNLASLIERAGNGSVSEVILALNATVDGQTTAHVIADRLAHTGVSITSLARGVPVGGELDYLDDGTLAAAFRSRRPA
- a CDS encoding PQQ-dependent sugar dehydrogenase — translated: MIRTTLAASLLLTVSAGALSAQDVYETEQANFRVETVAEDLNMPWSIGFLPDGAMIVTERDGGSQGLRIIDADGHLRAEPVTGMPEDVVVNRQGGLFDAIPHPDFVENRLVYISYAQGTREAHRTALIRARLSDDLTALEDAEELFAVNYDIATNRHHGGKILFDRDGYLWLSLGDGGNHYDEAQNPENHIGTLIRLNDDGSVPSDNPFADGDGGAPEVWSYGHRNIQGLVQHPETGTIWSHEHGPRGGDEVNIHRESGLNYGWPEITYGIEYDGSIITEDREREGMEQPIWYWTPSIANSGAAFYTGDAFPHWQNDLFVGALAGMHVARLETDGDRVIGQERLLEDLEERIRDVRTGPDGYIYITTDSDEGRVLRLVPAE